The proteins below come from a single Cinclus cinclus chromosome 21, bCinCin1.1, whole genome shotgun sequence genomic window:
- the TSSK6 gene encoding testis-specific serine/threonine-protein kinase 6, whose product MHQTIQLPNAGAEHQLQLSPPGTQIMPKSDGGERVLHELGYKLGQTLGEGSFSKVKAATSNKHKGPLAVKVVDRQRASRAVVFKFLPRELAIVRRIQHPNIVRVFELIEVCNRKLYIVMEAMDITLLQMLESLGKLPCIPNARDIFVQVVRAVRYLHDRNLVHRDLKCENVLLSADGRRAKISDFGFSKELKGYPDLSTTFCGTAAFASPEVLMGIPYDAKKYDIWSLGVMLYMMVVGSVPFDDTNVQSMPQLQKKGVTYPDGLAPLPDPCQALITQLLQYTPSSRPGAGQIAKNRWLNGDI is encoded by the coding sequence ATGCACCAGACAATACAGCTTCCCAATGCTGGAGCAGAACACCAGCTCCAGTTAAGCCCACCGGGAACGCAGATCATGCCAAAGTCCGACGGAGGAGAGAGGGTTCTCCATGAGCTGGGCTACAAGCTGGGTCAGACTCTAGGGGAGGGCAGCTTCTCCAAGGTGAAGGCAGCCACCTCCAACAAGCACAAGGGGCCCCTGGCTGTGAAGGTGGTGGACAGGCAGCGAGCATCCCGAGCCGTCGTGTTCAAGTTCCTGCCCCGGGAGCTCGCCATCGTGCGCAGGATCCAGCACCCCAACATCGTGCGCGTCTTCGAGCTTATCGAGGTCTGCAACAGGAAGCTCTACATCGTGATGGAGGCCATGGACATCACCCTGCTGCAGATGTTGGAGAGTCTGGGAAAGCTGCCCTGCATCCCCAATGCCCGGGACATCTTTGTGCAGGTGGTGAGGGCCGTGCGCTACCTGCACGACCGCAACCTGGTGCACCGGGACCTCAAGTGCGAGAACGTGCTGCTCTCGGCCGACGGCCGCCGCGCCAAGATCAGCGACTTCGGCTTCAGCAAGGAACTCAAAGGGTACCCCGACCTGAGCACCACCTTCTGCGGGACGGCGGCCTTCGCTTCCCCGGAGGTGCTCATGGGCATCCCCTACGACGCCAAGAAGTACGACATCTGGAGCTTGGGGGTGATGCTCTACATGATGGTGGTCGGCAGCGTTCCCTTTGATGATACCAACGTCCAGAGCATGCCCCAGCTGCAGAAGAAGGGGGTGACGTACCCAGACGGGCTGGCCCCGCTGCCGGACCCCTGCCAAGCCCTCATCACCCAGCTGCTGCAGTACACCCCATCCTCCCGGCCCGGCGCGGGGCAGATAGCCAAGAATCGCTGGCTGAATGGGGACATCTGA